A window of Gambusia affinis linkage group LG03, SWU_Gaff_1.0, whole genome shotgun sequence genomic DNA:
ATTGCATTAAAAGGTAAACTGAATTAAAGATGTCTtacaccaggggtgtcaaactccagtcctcgagggccgcagtcctgcaacttttagatgtgcctgtgctgcagcacagctgaatagaataattaaggctctggagaactgatctactcaaggtggaggtaattaagccatttcattccagtgttttgaacctgtggcacatctaaaaactgcaggactgcggccctcgaggactggagtttgacacccctgtcttACACCAATGAATATGGACAGTGCTGCATGTTATAGCGCTGTCCCTTCTATCCATCAGGCctccaaaagaaaataaaagaacaaaaaacagaactttgGTAATTAACAAAAAACTTTCCTTTATTAGGTCTTGCATGtggacaaaatatttatgttgcatttttaaagtatttcataaTTGAAATCAATGTTTGGTTTTGAACAACTACACCTACCAATTTAGTCTAAACAATAACTGAATCaggtcaaaaataaacactgcagcctgaatgaTTTATTAACTTGGCTTTGCTTCCCTGTGTGTGGGTCAGATGAagtcagaaaacagaacattttagttCAAAATGTCTCATCTACacaatttgctttttttaaattcttatttttgcaCCTACTTGAAGTTCAGTCTTTGGCTTCTCGCTAAAACTGATTTCTCAGGTCTTCCATCTTCCACAATACATTTAGTGCGtctttaaataatacatttctcCTCCTCAGTCTTCAATGTGCTGCATTTCTGTGTCGTTCCATCACAGTTGGCAAGATTgtcaaaaggaaggaaagaataaATAGCAAAGGAAGCAGAATATAAAAAATCCAATAACCCAGTTGACTGAGTAGATGTAGATTATGACCATGTCCATGTCGAAACGCCAGCCTCTAGAGTCATCCTCGAAGTCGAGAGTGTCGAGTGGGAATCCTCCTCCATGGGGGAACTGGCGTCTCACACTTGGGGTTGACTGCCTTTGGAAACcttatttatgaaacaaaattcatGTAAGCTTATTGTAAAACACTACCAACGTGATTTACATTAATGAATTTTGTATCCAGTAAAAATCTACACCTACTTTagtaagtattttttaataatctatGACAGTTAagtttttgacatttgattCCATACGTGAAATCCCATAAGTTGTTCGCATTTTCCAAATGACCAATAAAAGCTAgttaaacaaatggaaaaaaaaaaggaaaaaaagaaaaaaaaaagcttgccTCGAAAGATGCGGAAGAGCTTCCTGCAGCTTGGGAGAGGCCACTTTGAGCAAGGTGCTCTCTGAAAGTTTTGCTTTCTGGAAAGGTATTCCTTGGGGAAGAATGTCTTTGCTGTTTGATTCAGctctaaaaaaacacacaaaaaaacaataatgataTAATAAGTGCTCATCTTACAAACAGCTTCATTTCTTTGTAGTCTGATTTGTGTACCATGTTGGAAAGAAACAGATTTAGCCTCACTGGCCTCAGTGTGACCTTGACTTAAACAATCAACACAATCTCAAGTTCTTTTCATCTTATTATTTACAAGAACACTTGTTTCTGCAGTCCCAGCAGCCACCCTGTCCATGCTGCTCATGGCTCTTTGTATCTGAAAGTAGGCCAGTCTGAATCATGAAGTTCATTacttattcatatttttgtcaGAGTCATATTATATAGGATGAAATCTTTATTTAGTTCACATTAAATTTCATCTAATTCATTGGTCGGCGAGTAGGACACACACAGTGCCTTGGAATATGTATACTCCTAACCTTTacataaattacagaaaatcacaaatgtaaattacttttattgtgattttatgtgacagatcagCACAAGATAGAGCATagagcaaataaaatgtgaaaatgcacCAATAATGTcttttcaaagtcttttatCTTTATTACAGGAGTCTTTGTCATCAAGATCTaatgtcctgcaggttttagattaattcattctccaacacagctgattcaaattatttaattatctcTTCTTCAGCATGCCACTAAGTTTGGCAAAGGTGTAATAAGaagccattcatttgattcaggtgtggtAGAGAAGGCTTGCATTAAAAGACATTGAGGACTAGGGTTGGAGACACTGGACTCATATCCTTAAACAAAATCTAATTACCCTCAGAAGATACCTAATGAGTAAATAACCCATAAATTTCATTATGTAGTACCATGCAAAAATATTAGATCATCATGATGGTCAAAGAACATGACTAATAGGTCAGGAATAAAGACAACCTATAAAGAAACCCTATAAAGACTTGATAGTGGGGTGAAGATTCACCTTCCAGTTTGATGAAGTTAAACATTCGGCCTGAGCAGCAAGGGAATCATTCTCatcaaagcatgttcatgtttaacaacggcccagtcaaagtccagacttaaaacCAAGCTGAGAATCTGTGATAGCAGTTGAACATTTCTGTACCCAGAAGTTCACAAACCAATGTGACTTGAGTAGAAAAATTGGCAAAAACTTCAGACTGTATATTAGCAAAGACAGAGGGCATAAAGTcttacttttcagatttttattttccaaaaccaGTGAAcagtttttgatcattttcctctctcttcacaattatgtatTGTTCTGTGTTTGTCTATTAGATTAAATAATAAGTATGAATAGCTTGAAATTaatgtatattaaaatattacagcatagtacaaaaaaaatcctgactCATCTGTTTTCCCTCTATCACAGGGGTTATTTTCCTCCCAAACAGGTACACCACTTCTTACATCAGGAGTGGATCAAATGAAAGCGTTTGATTTTGTCCTCTCGGCCTCTGTGACTCATCTGGTGTGAGCTGAACAAAAGGTCCACCCTGCTCCCATGCAGGACATGTGCAGCGGGGCCCCCCTGAACAGTCAGTAGCTCAGAGATCTAATCTGTATAACTAACAACAAACAAACGACTAAAAATTCAGTCGCAACATATTTTGTGCTGTATTTTGATCCTATTACTTTTGATGcacagataaattaaataatgctTCTAAATCTTATTGCTTTAAACATAGATGTTTTGGACTACTGACTCACCCTTTTGGAAGAAGACATGAGTGATGACGGTTCTGCAGAGAGGGCAGGGGGTATTGGTGGAATTGTTCTTTGCAAGTGTCCTCAGACAGGGCTCACAGAAGATGTGGTTGCATGGGTGACACATGTAAGGACTGAAGTACACATCCAAGCACACGGCACAGATGAAACCTTCTTTGTCTCTCATGCTCAGAGTTTCTTCATCCTCAGTGCTGCTGcacctgctgctggtggtggggGTCTCTGTTGAACTCTGGAATAAAAAgagacagtaaaataaaaatatgtggcTTGCTAATTCCATCATATTTACGCAAATATCTTTTTCTATGTGTGAAAGCAAACTTGCTGCTATTGTGAATGTGGGTAAGTATTTCAACATTGAAGGGGTTATTTTGCAGAGCATATAGTTTTCATGTTGGGTCCTTCTTTTTAAGCATAGAAAAGAAATTGCAAttgtaaagcaaaaaattacattttaccaCATTTTACAATGAATTACTGCAGTCTTTTTGACTGAACTATTTTTGCCTTATATCTAAAGCATCGTCACAGGTATTTTTATATGAGTAACAGTAACTCAGAAACTTCAAACACCTCTTTGAGATTCTTCTAATCTTCAGGCCCAGGcaagaaattttgttttgttttattgaaaaccattcaaagtttaaaatatttcaactttgcTGTATAGAGCAGTTtcttacaacaaaataaaaatacattctcTCTAATTGTGACATAAAGTGAGTTATTACTGTTGAAATCACTTCAACGTTAGGTTATTGTAATGATCTTTATTTTGACATTCACTCTTAGTTGCATTCTGCAAATTTTGCAGCCACAGTTCTAACTGGACTTgggaaaggagaaagaaaattttACTTCACAGCTTTGTCTGGTATAGAGAAtcaattttgaaattattttgttttccaaactttGTCCCCTTCTTGGAATCACTTGTAGCAAATATGTAACTCCAAACACACAAGATATTCACTCTGCAAGATGATATTGCATTAGCTGGTGATAAATATTTCACCATATTTTGCCAACAGCTTGTGAAAGGCTTTCTCTCTTTATCACCCTTTTGATGAGTGTTAACCTTCTTTGCCATATAATTATATGTGTGAGTAGACATGTGTTTAGGAGTTAGTTCAAGGAGCTAAACTATCTCTTTACTTCCATTTTACTGTATCTTATTGTAAAGTATGAACATTTGTTGGAGAGTATTATTTGATATAAATactggcttttatttgaacttggtttatagaaaacagaaaaaatgctgGAATGATATCTAATTCCAGAATAAACCTCTCAATTAAATGAATCAGTGCATAAATTTATCACTTATAAAATGCCTTGTAATAgtattcaaacattttgaaaatcaagGGAAACTTCAGACTggtcagaaataaagaaagagttGCGAGAAGAAAGCTGCCGTTCAAAGAAAGCCATGAAAAGTTCCATTATACATTTTGCCAATGACAATAGCATTAAACTTAGCATCAGATCTGCAGGCCGatggttaaaataaaagcatgttgatgtgttagaatggccaaATTAAATCACAGACAAATATATAAATGAGAATCTATGTCAGGACTATAAAAttatgttcacagatgctccCCATCCATTTTGAATGAGATTCATctattttgcaaagaggaaTAGTCACAACTTTTCTATATCTAGATCTGCAAAGCTGATAGTGGCATAACCCATAActcttgcagctgtaattgctgCAAGACTTTGATACGGAATTAATTCACTTTGAGGttgaatatttacaatataCAACCACGTTatgtttagtgttttatttaaaaaaacaacatttttaagtcACTGTAAAAGCAGATTTGTATTAATATTTCTTGCATCATCTGTATCTTGCATCACACCAAATATTTCCCCAGTCAAATTATTCAAACCTAAACTACTGAGTTGTcaatttttctgtctttgccCCTGAGTCCACACTGAGTCTTCCATTTCCAAATCCCTCATGTGAAGGGATTTACCTCGGCCTTCACCTCTTGCACAAAGATGTGTCAGTTGCAGACCCATGGGAGACGTGCCTTGAGCTTCCTAAGGGTGTTTCCACAGTAATTACTGCTTTCTCACCCAGGGGGAGCTCCAGGGACTTCCTTGTAGCAGCAACTCTGCCTCTCAAGGTGTGTCATTAACACCGAGAGAGGAGAGGACGCTGAGCATACACAGCTCTTAAGTAATTACGGACGCTGAGATTCTTGCCTGGTTACACAGGATGTATAACACAGTAGTGTTTTGTTGGCTACAGCTGGTtcataatcaaataaaacagatatCTGATTACTTTTATCTcaactaataaaacaaatccataAACAAGTAAAATTTAGGAATCAGATCAAATGATTAATTAAGGGATATTATAGTGATATGCTTCCTCTATAACAAAACCCACAGTTCAGGTCCTggcaaaagtagaaaaacaagcttcactgtattttaatggaatttatgtgacaacataaagtagtgAATACTCcaagtatttattatttagttgtggcagaatgttttaaataaaacagtgcaCTTCTCTTATCAGCACTAAAGCctaaagttgactttttttggCAACAAACACGGTATGGGTCAACTATGAAACAAAGAGTTTATGACAAAGATGTGTGATCCTGTAGATCTGTTTCTTTTGCAAAGACTCCGAGGAACCTCATGAAAGTGCATGGAATAATTcacagtttttttctaaatcaacaTCTGTGGAGCTGCATGGATAAGAACAAAAGAGATGACATGATGGTCTagaacacaggtgtcaaactccagtcctcaagggccggtgtcctgcagtttttagatgtgccacaggtacaaaacactggcatgtaatggcttaattacttcctccttgtgtagataagCTCTCCAGAGCCTttctaatgacctaattattctattcaggtgtggtgcagcagaagcacatctaaaagttgcaggacagcggcccttgaggactggagtttgacacccctggtctagaagAAGGATCAAAGATTCTTCTCTCTGATTGCTCCAACCTTGTGAAGTGTTACAAGAAAAGCTTAAGtgccagttaaaaaaaaaaatgctgggaaattattattaaatggaAGGATCCCAATAAATGTGGATATGTtgatttttgtacaaaataaagCTTCTTACCCCAATGTATACAGTAGATATACTCAAACTAAAgtattgtatgtattttttttatttaaattattcagtaATAGATTATGTCACCAATATACAGGATGAATCTCTTCTaagtatctttatttttattttttaaatcatcctcACCTGGGGTGCCAAACCATCTGAAACACTATCATTATCTGTGATCTATTAATTATGTGACTGGTATTGGAAGTATCTCTACTCCACCAATCATGTTAGtcttcctgcagcagcagttagAATAATTTTAGTCTGGCAGTGTGACTACAGATCAGCAGCAACCAATCAAAACTGAACCAGCTCTTTTGTCTGGCCAGGTTTGAAGGGCTCTCTGTCCAAGCCTCATCATGCAGCCAATTCAGATGTAACCCCACTTTAaaccacacgcacacacaatgGCTATTGAAATGAGCTAGGTCCAGCCATAGCTGTCAAGTGTTGGGAGTCTGGCTGAACTGAACTTacacagtcacacacagacacacacagtgtCACGTGAAAgcctaaatataaatatggtgGAAAGGAGAGAAGCACAGAAGATAAAATTTATATCTTGTGCTACAAATGCCCACACAGAcgttactttgtttttgtcatagGCTTTCATCCTGCATTTACACATATTCAACTGGCTGTGTAGAGCAATCTGGAATACCTTAATAAAATTTCAGCGTAATGTGTTAAAGTTTGCTTTGTCAATGATATGTAATTTAACAATTCTTCCAATTTTGAAGTCATAACATTGGCAAGATTCCTATGTCCTCACTGGTCAGTGTGTTTGCCCCATTAAAACTGATGCGAACTTCTGTGTAACCTCCAATTTTCAGGTTGAATAAGTACTAAATTAATTATGTTGGATTAATCTAACATCAAATGGATAGCAGTAGAGaagaaatttatttgaattgaataaaaattatttttgattcatttagaGCATAAACTTATGAACTCACAGTAAGAACGTTTAATAAAAGAGGTGTGATTACTGTAACCACAGTGAGATTTACCTGTGTGCTCTCCGGCTGCTGACTTGGTCTCcatttctccctcctcctctgcctccttctcaGACTTTCAATCCTGTTCTTCTCTCTTTTACTCATCCTCCTCTCTCCTGAAGCAATGCAAGGTGGTGTCTCTGTGGAATACGCAGCTCGACCCGTCACTTCGATCACACCACAGCCTTCTTCAATGGCTTCCTTgttctcatcttcctcttcttcatcctctgACTCTGAGATTTGCGTCTGATTCAAATGGTATTGTGATGGTCGCCCTGTTCTCACTTCTGCCCAGAATGGATATAAATCTCTGGATAAAGGGTCTGATGATGACGGATGAGTAAATCGGCTTTGAACAGCAGGCAGTCCAGACTGAGATTTTAAATTGGTTGTTGTAGTTTGGGTGAAGCTGATAGCTTGCGGTCTAGAACTTTTATGTTGTCTTTCTGAATGTTCTCCAGCttcaaaaatggtttttaaCTGCATTTCAGAGTTACTGCTGGAAAAGCATTCAGAGGTTCCTCTCCTTGGTTCATCTTGGACTTGATCTGCACATACTGTTTCCATCCTTCTAGACAGTTCTTGACCTTTGTCCTTACCTCTGAAGCGTCTCTCCTCGTCCCTTTCTTGGTTTCtgtctcctcttcttccttGTTTGTCTTCAGGACAAGTCTTTCTGCGTGCCTTTCTTCCAGACAGGGCAGGTTTTGCCAGATGCTGGCCAGCTTGATCTGCATCACTCGGCCAAGATGTCGTCGGCCTCGTCCATTGATTGTGACCCTCATTGCTGCCGTTTCCTTCACTCGGATCTTCAttctcattttctctgtttctgctaGCGCCACCAGTGACAGACACTGCCTTGCGGGAACTCATTATGAACTTTAAAACCCGTCCGTATTTAGCAGATCACATTGGACTTCAACCAACTAAGCAGCTTTTACCCTCTCTCATTACTTACGCTTCCTACTGCTTCCCATTTCTTCTACACGTACTTTCAAGCATTTTATTTGAGAGGAACAGAGAGTGTTCCAGCTCGGGGCAGATGAGCGGTGCAGCTCTCTAGTCTGGCCTGTCCTACCCCACCGAGCCCCCTGGGGCATTCCACACTGTAGACAATGACAAAGTCCTCATGCTGAGCCCCATCACAATAGTTGCTCTGTTTGCAGCCTCACTATAGTGTTGTTCAACCTATAGAAAACTCACCATTATGGACCAACAGGACTGACAAAAATTAAGTGAAAAGCCAGAGGCACATTTTGTCTAATGGTAAATAGCACTGCATCAGCTTTTCACTCACTTTTTGATACAGTAACTagctaaagtattcacacctatGGATTATTTTTTAGTCACATTACAACGACAAATTTCGAACACCATTATTATTAGTGGAAGTATTATTATTGTATGTCATAGAGCATCAAAATGTATCTCATGATAgaaggaaaatagtttttaacatttttacaaataaaaatctgttaagCGTGACATCTATAtgtattttaaactttgaatcAATACTTTGATAAACCAgcttttgtgacattttttgcaTAGTAGTAGTTTGACTGTGTCTGAGACATTGTAATGCTTGAATGAACTTTGAAACAAATCAATACTTTCTAGCTCTGGCTGCATTTTTTAGAATATACGCCCTGCTTTATAGTGAACATCCTCCTCAGTCTTAAGTATTCCGCATCTGTTTTCTCCAAGGGTTGATCTCTTTTTACCTCCATCCAACCTCATCAACGTCTGCAAGCTTCCTCTtgccatgatgctgccaccactacaTCCAAAGGTGATCATGTGTTCAGGCTGAAGTGTCAGTTTTCCTAATTGGAACAATTCATCTTGACTTATTCTGCTACAAACAAACCCTATTTTAATTTCTCCAAGATCATTTCCCTGACCTGTGAGATGGTCTTCATGATGTATTTTGCTTCTATTACATGTTTCTGCTTTCTCCCACTTTACaattattcactactttgtgttgatttgtcgCACACAATCtcgataaaatacaaaaaaacccaaaaataataataataattaaaaaaaatgattatctTAATTTACATGAAGACATTACTGGACACTGCAGGACAGCAGAAACAAATCTAATGTTCCGTGGGTTTATTTTGGAAGTAAAATCACTCTGAACATAAAAGTCAGCTCGCAGAAACAGCAAACACATTCTgactaaataaagaaagaaacaaagaaagaaagaaagaagcagcCTATCCTCTCCATCGAAAGCCCAACCATTCCCCCAAACTGAAAATGTCCGAAGAACAGTCGGTGCAAGATAAAAAAGTgaacagcagatggcagcatcGTTCCTGTCTGGCCTTTAGAAGAAGCTGTTCTTGGTCTTGAACTACAATTTCCACTGTCTGCGCACGTTGAATTTGTACTGGTCCTTTGGAggaattttgacaaaaaagcaacaaacaaacaaaaaaaaaaaaacaaaaaaaaaaaaaaaacatctgcttcaatttaattaaataataggTTATATAAGATACTTCCGGATAAGGTTGATTTTAGTTTCATCACAAGCAAGTGAGTTTTTTAAAGTACCATTcctgttaataataataataataataataataataataataataataataataataataataataataataataataataataataataataataataataataataataataataataataataataataataataataataataataataataataataataataataataataaaacctaGGGAAACGACAGCGTGTCCTTTTCCTGTCCGTAGCGAAAAGTGAAGCATTTGGGAAGCGCAGCAGCAGAAAACTCCAGGGTGAACTCCTCCCGGTCTGACGTACGTTGAGCAGTTGATATAAATTAATTCACGGACTCAGCAAGCTCAGATTATTCGCAGCACCAGTGCACACCTGGCTGTTCACGCAC
This region includes:
- the rnf180a gene encoding E3 ubiquitin-protein ligase RNF180, translating into MLCKITPSMLKYLPTFTIAASLLSHIEKDICVNMMELASHIFLFYCLFLFQSSTETPTTSSRCSSTEDEETLSMRDKEGFICAVCLDVYFSPYMCHPCNHIFCEPCLRTLAKNNSTNTPCPLCRTVITHVFFQKELNQTAKTFFPKEYLSRKQNFQRAPCSKWPLPSCRKLFRIFRGFQRQSTPSVRRQFPHGGGFPLDTLDFEDDSRGWRFDMDMVIIYIYSVNWVIGFFIFCFLCYLFFPSF